DNA sequence from the Parafrankia discariae genome:
GGGCGCGGTCGTCGTCGGTCTCAACGCCTGGTGGGCCGCGCCGGAGCTGACCTACGGGCTCGGACTGACCCAGCCCCACCTGCTGGTCGCGGACGGACCCCGGCTCGCCCGGCCCACCGGGACCCACGAGCCCACCGGAAGCCATGGGCCCGCCGGGACCCACGAGCCGTCCGCGGCCTCGGCCGGCGACATCCCGGCCACGTCGTTCGCCGCGCTGTTCGCGGCCGCCGACGGCCAGCCGGTCAGCCGGTCCACCGGCCCCGGGGCGGACGCCCCCGACCTCGACGAGGACGACGCCGCCGCGATCCTGTTCACCAGCGGAACCACCGGACGGCCCAAGGGCGCGCTCGTCAGCCACCGCGGGCTCATCAACTCAACTTCGGGCTGGACACCGCGCTGCGCGGCGCCGTCGAGGTGGTCTCCGGCGCGGCACCGGCCGCGCAGGGCCCCCCGGTCTCGCTGCTCGTCGGACCCTTCTTCCGCATCTCCGGACTCGGGCTGCTGCGGCTCAGTCGTCGGGGCGCAGCACGCGCCGGGCGTTCTCGTGCAGGAACCTCGACCAGACGTGGTCCCGGAACGGGACGTCCTGCATGTCCTTCATGATCCGGTCGAGGGTGAGCCCCATCGGGAAGTAGCCGCCGTGGATGACCTTGTCCGCGCCACGGGTGTTGGCGAACTCGACGATCTCGCGGGGGTAGTACCGGGGCGCGAACGCCGCCGTCGAGTAGTACAGGTTGGGCCACTTGAGCAGCAGCTTCACCGCCAGGTCGGTCCACGGCTCACAGCCGTGCCGGGTGACCAGCACCAGGTCGGCAGGGCGAGCCGGGCCGCGTCGCCGCGGCAGCCGACCAGCCCCTTCTCGATTTCGACGTCGGCGGGAGACGGCCTGCGGTCAGACGCCGACCAGGGCCGCCACGTTCGTCCGCATCACGCGTTCGATCTCGCCGCTGTCGAAGCCGGCCTCCTCCAGATCCCCGGTGAACGACAGCGGCTCGGCCAGTCCTTCGACGTACGGCCAGTCGGAGCCCATCAGGATGCGCTCGGCGCCGATCAGGCGTTTGAGCTCAGCCAGGTCGCTCTCGTGGAACGGCGCGACCCAGACGTGTTCCCGGAAGGTGTCCCGTGGGTCCTGCGCCCAGGCGTGCCCGTTCTGCCCGAAGGACTTCTTCAGCCGCCGGAACAGCGGGGGCACCCAGTCCGACCCGGTTTCGACGGCCCGGTTCCGGCATCGGCCCCCGCTCCGGCGGGACCCGGACCGCCGGATACGATCCGGGCGGTGGCCGATCACCCCGCCCACCCGGCGCGGGTGCGCGGGTCAAGCGGAGTGGACATGACGGAGCCGGAACCCGACACGCACGGCGACCAACGCGCGCAGGCACCGCGAGGCCGGGGCCG
Encoded proteins:
- a CDS encoding amidohydrolase family protein, yielding MPPLFRRLKKSFGQNGHAWAQDPRDTFREHVWVAPFHESDLAELKRLIGAERILMGSDWPYVEGLAEPLSFTGDLEEAGFDSGEIERVMRTNVAALVGV